The Pseudomonas fluorescens genome segment AAGATCATCGCGATCCGGTTGCCGCGGATGTGACGGATGGTCTTTTCGCTCAGTTCCAGCAAGTTCTGCCCGGAATAGCTGATGCTGCCGGCAGGGTGGCGGGCCAGCGGGTAGGGCAGCAGGCGCAGGATCGAGTGCGCCGTCACCGACTTGCCCGAACCGGACTCGCCCACCAGCGCCAGAGTCTCGCCACGCTTGATGTCGAAACTGACGCCCTCGACCACCCGGTGCGAGCGCTCGCCCGTTCCGAATTCGACGGCGAGGTCGCGCACTTCGATCAGATTGTCCTGATTCATTTCACTTCCTCGGGTCGAAGGCATCGCGAGCGGACTCGCCGATAAACACCAGCAAGCTCAACATCAGCGCCAGTACCGCAAACGCGCTCATGCCCAGCCACGGCGCCTGCAGGTTGGATTTTCCCTGGGCTACCAGTTCACCCAGCGACGGACTGCCGGCCGGCAAGCCAAAGCCGAGGAAATCCAGGGCGGTGAGGGTGCCGATGGCGCCGGTCAGGATGAACGGCATGAAGGTCATGGTCGAAACCATGGCGTTGGGCAGGATGTGGCGGAACATGATCGCGCCGTTCTGCATGCCCAGCGCTCTGGCTGCGCGCACGTATTCGAGGTTGCGCCCGCGCAGGAACTCGGCGCGCACCACGTCCACCAGGCTCATCCACGAGAACAGCAGCATGATCCCCAGCAGCCACCAGAAATTCGGCTGGACGAAGCTGGCGAGAATGATCAGCAGGTACAGCACCGGCAAACCCGACCAGATCTCCAGGAAGCGCTGGCCGGCCAGATCCACCCAGCCGCCATAGAAGCCCTGCAGCGCACCGGCGATCACGCCGATGATCGAACTGAGCACGGTCAGGGTCAGGGCGAACAGCACGGAGATACGGAAACCGTAGATCACCCGCGCCAGCACATCGCGGCCCTGATCGTCGGTGCCCAGCAGGTTGTCCGCCGAGGGCGGGGCAGGGGCCGGGACTTTCAGGTCGTAGTTGATGCTCTGGTAGCTGAACGGGATCGGCGCCCACAGCACCCACGCGTCCTTGGCCTTGAGCAGTTCGCGGATGTACGGGCTCTTGTAGTTGGCTTCCAGCGGGAATTCGCCGCCGAAGGTGGTTTCCGGGTAGCGCTTGATCGCCGGGAAGTACCAGTTGTTGTCGTAGTGCACCACCAGCGGCTTGTCGTTGGCGATCAGTTCGGCACCCAGGCTCAGGCCGAACAGGATCAGAAACAGCCACAGTGACCACCAGCCACGCTTGTTGGCCTTGAACAGTTCGAAGCGTCGACGGTTTAGCGGGGACAGGTTCATCTCAATGCTCCCGGCTGGCGAAGTCGATGCGCGGATCGACCAGGGTGTAGGTGAGGTCGCCGATCAGTTTCACCACCAGCCCCAGCAGGGTGAAGATGAACAGGGTGCCGAACACCACCGGGTAATCGCGGTTGATCGCCGCTTCGAAACTCATCAGGCCGAGGCCGTCGAGGGAGAAGATCACTTCCACCAGCAGGGAACCCGTGAAGAAGATGCCGATGAACGCCGAGGGGAAACCGGCGATCACCAGCAGCATCGCGTTGCGGAACACATGGCCGTAGAGCACGCGGTGGCGGGTCAGGCCCTTGGCCTTGGCGGTGACCACGTACTGCTTGTTGATTTCGTCGAGGAAGCTGTTTTTGGTCAGCAGGGTCATGGTCGCGAAGTTGCCGATCACCAGCGCCGTCACCGGCAGCGCCAGGTGCCAGAAATAGTCGAGGACCTTCCCGCCCAGGCTCAGCTCATCGAAGTTGTTCGAGGTCAGCCCGCGTAAAGGAAACCAGTCCAGGTAACTGCCGCCGGCAAACACCACGATCAGCAGAATCGCAAACAGGAACGCCGGAATCGCATAACCGACGATGATCGCCGAACTGGTCCAGACGTCGAAATGACTGCCGTGCCGCGTGGCCTTGGCGATCCCCAGCGGGATCGACACCAGGTACATGATCAGCGTGCTCCACAGCCCGAGGGAGATCGACACCGGCATCTTTTCCTTGATCAGGTCGATGACCTTGGCGTCGCGGAAGAAGCTGTCGCCGAAATCCAGTCGCGCGTAGTTCTTGACCATGATCCACAGACGCTCCGGGGCCGACTTGTCGAACCCGTACATCTTCTCGATTTCCTTGATCAGCGCCGGGTCCAGGCCCTGCGCACCGCGATAGGAGGAGCCGGCCACCGACACTTCGGCGCCGCCACCGGCGATGCGGCTGGTGGCACCTTCAAAGCCTTCGAGCTTGGCGATCATCTGCTCCACCGGACCGCCGGGCGCGGCCTGGATGATCACGAAGTTGATCAGCAGAATGCCGAACAGGGTCGGGATGATCAGCAACAGTCGTCGAAAAATGTACGCCAGCATCTGATTACTCCGTGCCCACAGGGTCGGCTTGCAGTTGGGTTTGCACTTCTACCGCAGGTTTTGTATCGGGTTTGACCCACCAGGTGTTAATGCCGATGTCGTACTTGGGGGAGATTTTCGGATGGCCGATGTGGTTCCAGTACGCCACGCGCCAGCTCTTGATGTGCCAGTTGGGGATCACGTAGTAACCCCATTGCAGCACGCGGTCGAGAGCCCGGGCGTGGGCCACCAGGCTTTTGCGCGAGTCGGCGTTGATCAGGCTTTCGACCAGGTGATCGACGATCGGGTCTTTCAGGCCCATGGAGTTGCGGCTGCTGGGCTTGTCGGCGGCGGCGCTCATCCAGAACTCCCGTTGTTCGTTACCCGGTGAGTTGGACTGCGGGAAACTGCCGACGATCATGTCGAAATCCCGCGAACGCACGCGGTTGACGTACTGCGAGACGTCGACACGGCGGATCACCAGATCGATGCCCAGGTCGGCGAGGTTGCGCTTGAACGGCAGCAGCACCCGCTCGAATTCGGTCTGGGCCAGCAGGAACTCGATGACCACCGGTTTGCCGGTGGTGTCGACCATTTTGTCGTCGACGATCTTCCAGCCGGCCTCTTGCAGCAGTTGATAGGCTTCGCGTTGCTGCAGGCGGATCATGCCGCTGGCGTCGGTCTTCGGATTTTCGAAGGCTTCGCTGAACACCTGCGCCGGGAGCTGGCGGCGGAACGGGTCGAGGATCGCCAGCTGATCGGCGTCCGGCAGGCCGGTGGCGGCCATTTCCGAGTTCTCGAAATAACTGCGGGTGCGCACATAGGCGCCGTTGAACAATTGCTTGTTGGTCCATTCGAAGTCGAGCAACAGACCCAGTGCCTGACGCACGCGAACGTCCTGGAACACCGGCCGGCGCAGGTTGAAGACGAAGCCCTGCATGCCCGTCGGGTTGCCGTTGGGGATCAGCTCCTTGACCAGTCGGCCCTCGGTGACGGCCGGGATGTTGTAGGCGTTGGCCCAGTTCTTCGCGGTCATTTCCAGCCAGTAGTCGAACTGGCCGGCCTTCAGGGCTTCCAGGGCGACGGTGTTGTCGCGGAAGTAGTCGGTGGTCATCACGTCGAAATTGTAGAAACCGCGATTGACCGGCAGGTCCTTGCCCCAGTAATCCTTGACCCGCTCGTATCGTACCGAGCGTCCGGCCTTCACTTCGGCGACCTTGTAAGGGCCGCTGCCCAGCGGGATTTCCAGATTGCCCTTGTTGAAATCGCGACTGGCCCACCAATGTTTCGGCAGCACCGGCAACTGGCCGAGGATCAGCGGCAGCTCGCGGTTGTTGTTGTGCTTGAACTTGAACAGCACCGTCAGCGGGTCCTCGGCGACGGCTGCTTCGACGTCGCTGTAGTAACCGCGAAACATCGGCGAGCCCTCTTTCGTCAGGGTCTCGAAACTGAACACGACGTCTTCGGCGCGCACCGGGTGGCCGTCATGGAAGCGCGCTTCGGGGCGCAGGTAGAAGCGCACCCAGCTGTTGTCCGGGGCCTTTTCGATCTTGCCGGCGATCAGGCCGTATTCGGTGAACGGCTCGTCGAGGCTATGCCGGGTCAGGGTGTCGTAGATCTGCCCGACGTCATCTGCCGGCACGCCCTTGCTGATGAACGGGTTCAGGCTGTCGAAACCGCCGAAGCCGGCCTGACGGAAGATCCCGCCCTTGGGAGCATTGGGGTCGACGTAATCGAAATGCTTGAAATCGGCAGGGTATTTCGGTGGCTCGTTGTACAGGGTCACGGCGTGTTGCGGGGCGGCACAGGCCAGCCCGGCGAACAACAGGCTGCAAGCCTGCACGAGCAGGGTGCGAACGGCGTTCATTGACCTTTCTCCGAAGATTTCAGCCACCACGCGCTCAGGCCCAGGGTGTAGGGCGGCGTGCTGACGAAGGCGAACCGGTTGCGGTACGCCAGACGGTGATAATTGAGGTACCAGTTGGGAATGCTGTAGTGCTGCCAGAGCAGCACGCGGTCCAGGGCCTTGCCGGCGGCGACCTGTTCATCGCGGGTGCGGGCGGCGAGCAGTTGCTCCAGCAGATGATCGACCACCGGGTTGGCGATGCCTGCGTAATTCTTGCTGCCCTTGACCCCGACCTGGCTGGAATGGAAGTACTGCCACTGCTCCAGTCCCGGGCTGAGGGTCTGGTTGAGGGTCATCAGGATCATGTCGAAATCGAATTGATCCAGACGTTGTTTGTATTGGGCGCGATCCACCGTGCGCAGGCGCGCGTCGATGCCGATGCTCTTGAGGTTCTCGATGTACGGCTGGAGGATGCGCTCAAGGTTCGGATTGACCAGCAGCAGTTCAAGACTCAGCGGTTGGCCGGTGGCGTTCTGCAGACGCTGGCCGTTGAGCTTCCAGCCGGCCTCGGCCAGCAGCGCCAGCGCCTTGCGCATGGTTTCCCGGGGAATGCCGCGCCCGTCGGTCTGCGGCAGCGTGAACGGCTCGGTGAACAGCCGGGCCGGCAGTTGCTCCTTGTAGGGCTTGAGCATCAGCCATTCGTGGCCGACCGGCAGACCGCTGGCGCTGAATTCGCTGTTCGGGTAATAGCTGGTGGTGCGCTGGTAGGCATCGCTGAACAGCGCGCGGTTGGTCCACTCGAAGTCGAACATCAGACCCAGCGCTTCGCGGGTCTTGACGTCCGAGAAGGTGGCTCGTCGGGTGTTCATGAACAGGCCCTGGCTCTGGGTCGGGATCTGGTGCGGGATCTGCGCCTTGATCACGTCGCCACGGCGTACGGCAGGGAAGTTGTAGCCGTTGGCCCAGTTCTTCGCCTGATGCTCGATATAGATGTCGAACTCGCCGGCCTTGAACGCTTCGAAGGCGACGTCGCTGTCGCGATAGAACTCGACTTCCATGCGATCGAAATTGTACTTGCCGCGATTGACCGGCAAGTCCTTGCCCCAATAATCCTTGACCCGTTCGAAAATCAGCTGCCGCCCCGGCGTCACCGAGGTAATGCGGTACGGCCCGCTGCCCAATGGCGGTTCGAAGGTGGTGGCCTTGAAGTCGCGGTCTTTCCAGTAGTGCTGAGGCAGCACCGGCAACTCCCCGAGGCGCAGGATCAGCAACGGATTGCCCGAGCGCTTCATGATGAAGCGAATGCGTTGCGGGTTGAGAATGTCGACCCGCGACACTTCCTGAAGCGCCGTGCGGTACAGCGGGTGGCCTTCCTTGAGCAGCGTTCGATAGGAGAACGCCACGTCATAGGCGGTGATCGGCGTGCCATCGTGGAAGCGTGCTTCCGGGCGCAGGTTGAACACGACCCAGCTGCGGTCTTCGCTGTACTCCACCGACCGGGCGATCAGGCCATAGCTGGAGGCCGGCTCGTCACCGGACGGCGAGTACTGGCCGGTGCCGACCATCAGCGGCTCGTTCAGCTCGTTGATACCGTACTGCAGGAAATTCGGAGTGGTGACCGGGCTGGTGCCCTTGAACGTGTAGGGATTGAGCGTATCGAAGGTGCCAAACGCCATCACCCGCAAAGTACCGCCCTTGGGCGCTTGCGGGTTGACCCAGGCGAAGTGGGTAAATCTGGCCGGGTACTTGAGCGTGCCGAACTGCGCATAACCGTGGCTTTCGGTGATTGTCGCGCTAGCGGGGGAGCTCAAGGCCAGGCTGATCAGGAGCAGGAGGAGGGGACGCTTCAAGTCAGATCCGATCCAGGCGGCTTGGGCTTTGTGGGCCGTACAGTAACAGCTTGTATGGACAGGAAAAAGACAGAGACTTAATGCGCGGTTAATTGTGGGAGTCGACTGCGCCGAAGACAAAAAATGACAGGCGAAAAAAAGCCCCTGAAATTCAGGGGCTCTTTGTCAGTGCGGCTGGTAGACCGTGAGCATCTGCCCAGGCTTGAGCGCTTTGCCGGCGCCCGGATTCCAGCGCTTGAGATGTTGCATCTCGACGTTGAAGCGCTTGGCGACCACGTACAGCGTGTCGCCACGTTTGACCTTGTACTGGGTCTGCTGCTTGCCGTCGTCCCTGTCTTTGGTCTTGCTGCTGGACTTGCTGTTGGCAGCGATGACCGTATTGATGCGCCCGCCACTGTTGCGCGCCGGCGTGCGCTTGGTGGTGTCCTGCATCACCAGGGTCTGGCCGACCTTGAGGTTCTTGCCGGTCAGCTTGTTCCAGCGTTGCAGGTCCTTGACCTCGACCTTGTTGGCCTTGGCAATGGAGCCGAGGTTGTCGCCACGCTTTACCCGATAGGCGCGCTTGGCCTGTGCGATCTCGCTCGGATCGGCGCCCTCGAACACCGGTTTCAGCGAACGCGGGCTGATCAGCTCTTCAGGACGCATGGTCTGCAGGCTGGTGGTCAGCAATTGCGCCTTCGACGTCGGCACCAGCAAATGCTGCGGGCCGTCGACGGTGGTGCGCTGCTTGAACGCCGGGTTGAGCTGGAACAGCTCGTCCTCGTCGATGTTGGCTACCGCGGCGACCTTGGACAGGTCCATGCGCTGGTTGATTTCGACGACCTGGAAATAAGGCTCGTTGGCGATCGGGTTGAGGTTGACCCCGTAGGCTTCCGGCGCCAGCACCACTTGCGACAGGGCCAGCAGTTTCGGCACGTAGGCCTGGGTTTCCGCCGGCAGCGGCAGGTTCCAGTAGTCGGTTGGCAAACCCAGGCGTTCGTTGCGTTCGATGGCGCGGCTGACCGTGCCTTCACCGGCGTTGTAGGCGGCGAGAGCCAACAGCCAGTCACCGTTGAACATGTCGTGCAGGCGGGTCAGGTAATCCATCGCAGCGGTGGTCGAGGCGGTGATGTCGCGACGGCCGTCGTAGAAACGGGTCTGGCGCAGGTTGTAGTAGCGCCCGGTGGACGGGATGAACTGCCAGAGGCCTACCGCATCGGCGCGGGAGTAGGCCATCGGGTTGTAGGCGCTCTCGATGACCGGCAGCAGCGCCAGTTCCAGCGGCATGTTGCGTTCTTCGAGGCGTTCGACGATGTAGTGAATGTATAGGCTGCCGCGTTCGCCGGCGTTTTCGAGGAAGGAAGGATTACTGGCAAACCACAGGCGCTGTTGCTCGATGCGCGGGTTCACGCCCAGACCTTCCTGCAGCTGAAAACCGTTGCGCATGCGTTCCCAGATGTCCTGGGGCACCTGAGGGCTGGGCTTTTCGGACAACCAGATCGGCTTCTGCTTGGCTCGCGCAGCAATGTTCGGCGTATGGGTCGCTTCAGTCTGCGGAGCATGGCTGGAGCAGCCCGCCAGCGTGGCGGACACAGCCACCGCGATGGCTTGCGCCAGGCGGGTCAATGCGTCTGAATTGACGGACTTACGTATGGATGACGACATTGGCTGGAAGTAAGTTCCGGGCAAAAATGTCGGGCGATTCTAGAAAGCGCACCCCTTGCGGTCAACCATTCACGGTTTTTGTACCCAGTGGTGAGCGGCTTAGAACTTATCTTTCCAAGCCCGCAGAGCCGCAAAAACCTCACTCGGCGCCCGGTTTTGAGCGCCATTCCGTTCGTCCACTTTTTGTGTAACTAATGTTTCACCGGTCCGCAGAAACGGGTTTGTGAGCTTTTCCAGTGCGATGGTCGAGGGCAGGGTCATGACCCCGTTCTGCCGTTGCCGGGTGACTTTTTCCAGACGGGTGGCAATGTCCGGGTTGCCCGGCTCCACGGCGGCAGCGAATTTCAGGTTGCTCAGGGTGTATTCGTGAGTGCAGTACACCAGAGTGTCTTCCGGCAGCGCCGCCAGACGACCAAGGGAATGATGCATCTGCTCCGGTGTGCCTTCGAACAACCGGCCGCAACCGGCGGCGAACAGAGTGTCGCCGCAGAACAGCAGGCCGTGATGGTAATAGGCGATGTGCCCCAGGGTGTGGCCGGGGACGGCGTAGACCTCGAAGTCCCAGCCGAGCACACGCACCTTGTCGTTGTCCTTGAGCGCGACGTCCCGCCCCGGGATGCTTTCGCTGGCCGGACCGTAGACGGTGGCTCCAGTGGCTTTCTTGAGCGCCTCGACGCCACCGACATGGTCGTGGTGATGGTGGGTGATCAGAATGTCGCTCAGCACCCAGCCCGGATGCGCGGCGAGCCACGCCTGTACGGGGGCGGCATCTCCCGGATCGACCACCGCGCAACGTTGGGTGGCATGATCCTGTAACAACCAGATGTAGTTGTCGGTGAAGGCGGGCAGGGCACTGATCTGTATCATCTTCGGATTCGCCAAGCGGGTAACATTGGCGCATCTTAGAGGTTCCTGGCGTGTTGGAGAATGCAATGATCGATAAAGCGTTCGCTCAGGCCGATCCTGACTGGCTGGCCCTTATCGGGGCGGCCCGTGAGTGGCTGTCCGGCCCCCTCGGGCAATTTCTGCTGGACGAAGAGCGGCGCATGCTCGAAGACGAGCTCGGCCGGTTCTTCGGCGGCTATCTGGTGCATTACGGTCCGTCCGCCGAAACGCCGCCGTCGGCGCCACAGGTGCAGCGCAACGTGCGCCTCGGTGCGCCGTTGCCCGGCGTCGAGATCGTCTGCGAAGAGCAGGCCTGGCCGTTGAGCGAGCACGCCGCCGATGTGGTGGTGTTGCAGCATGGCCTGGATTTCTGTCTGTCGCCCCACGGTCTTTTGCGTGAAGCGGCCAGCAGCGTGCGCCCCGGCGGGCATCTGCTGATCGTCGGGATCAATCCCTGGAGTACCTGGGGCTTGCGCCATGTGTTCGCTCACGACGCGTTGCACCAGGCCCGCTGCATCTCGCCGTCGCGGGTCGCCGACTGGCTCAACCTGCTGGGCTTCGCGCTGGAGAAACGCCGCTTCGGGTGCTATCGTCCGCCGCTCGCGTCACCCAAGTGGCAGGCCCGTCTGGCCGGCTGGGAACGCAAGGCCGGCGACTGGCAACTGGCGGGCGGCGGTTTCTATCTGTTGGTCGCGCGCAAGATCGTGGTCGGCCTGCGTCCGGTGCGCCAGGAGCGCCGCGAGCCGATGGGCAAGCTGATTCCGCTGCCGATGGCCAAGGTCAATCGTCGCCGTATCGAACCGTAAACCTTCTTTTATTGTGGCCGGGTTTGTCCCGGCCCTGGCCGTCGTCGATCCTTGATCGGCGAGGCCACGCATTTTTCTGGATAGATTGGCATGAGCGAAAGCGTCGATAGCGTAGAACTGTTCACTGACGGCGCCTGCAAAGGCAATCCCGGCCCTGGCGGCTGGGGAGCCTTGCTGGTGTGCAAGGGCGTCGAAAAGGAACTGTGGGGCGGCGAGGCCAACACCACCAACAATCGCATGGAACTGCTCGGCGCGATCCGTGGCCTGGAAGCCCTCAAGCGTCCATGCGAAGTGCTGCTGGTAACCGACTCGCAATACGTGATGAAAGGCATCAACGAGTGGATGGCCAACTGGAAGAAACGCGGCTGGAAAACTGCTGCCAAGGAGCCAGTCAAAAACGCCGATCTGTGGAAAGAGCTCGACGAGCAGGTCAACCGCCACAAGGTCACCTGGAAATGGGTGCGCGGCCACATCGGCCACCACGGCAACGAGCGTGCCGACCAGTTGGCCAACCGCGGGGTGGATGAGGTTCGCGGTTACAAGCAGAGCTGAGTCCTTACCACTGAAACCCTCCCGGCGAGCGTGTTAACATCGCCGCTTTTGCACGATTGACCCCGTTGAGAGCTGAACACTGATGGCCACCAGATCCGTTGTACTCGATACCGAAACCACCGGCATGCCGGTGACCGATGGTCACCGGATCATTGAAATCGGTTGCGTCGAACTGATCGGTCGGCGTCTGACGGGGCGGCACTTTCACGTCTACCTGCAGCCGGATCGCGAAAGTGACGAAGGCGCGATCGGCGTCCACGGCATTACCAACGAATTTCTCGTCGGCAAGCCGCGCTTCGCCGAAGTGGCCGACGAATTCTTCGAGTTCATCAACGGCGCGCAACTGATCATCCATAACGCGGCGTTCGACGTTGGCTTCATCAACAACGAATTCGCCCTGATGGGCCAGCAGGATCGCGCGGACATCACGCAGCACTGCACGATCCTCGACACCCTGATGATGGCCCGGGAACGTCACCCGGGTCAGCGCAACAGCCTCGATGCCTTGTGCAAACGCTACGGCGTCGACAACTCCGGCCGTGAGCTGCACGGCGCGTTGCTCGACTCGGAGATTCTCGCCGACGTCTACCTGACCATGACCGGTGGCCAGACCAGCCTGTCGCTGGCCGGCAATGCTTCCGACGGTAACGGCACGGGCGAGGGCGCGGACAACTCCGCCACTGAAATCCGCCGTCTGCCGGCGGATCGCCAGCCGGGGCGGATCATTCGCGCTACCGAAGCCGAACTGGCTGAACACCAGGCGCGCCTGGAAATCATCGCCAAGTCGGCCGGCGCCCCGGCGCTGTGGACACAGTTGCTGGAAGCCGAAGCTCAGGCGTAAGGCACAAAAGGATCGTCCGGACACCAAAGCCGTGTCCGGACGATCCTTTTTTTGTCAGTACTGACAACTGGCCACCCTCGCCACATCGGCTCCGACCCTCTACCCTGAGGACATTGGCAGATCACTCTCCGCCGCCTCAGGACACTGAGCCCCATGTACAAAGATCTGAAGTTCCCGGTGTTGATCGTCCACCGCGACATCAAGGCCGACACGGTTGCCGGCGAACGCATTCGCGGCATTGCCCGTGAACTTGAGCAAGAAGGTTTCAGCATCGTTTCGGCCACGGACTACACCGAGGGCCGGCTGGTGGCGTCGACCCACCATGGTCTGGCGTGCATGTTGATCGCCGCCGAAGATGCCAGCACCCATTCCCATTTGTTACAGAACATGGCCGAACTGATCGGCCTGGCTCGTGTGCGGGCGCCGGATCTGCCAATCTTCGCCCTCGGCGAGCAGGTCACCCTGGAAAACGCCCCGGCCGATGCCATGGCCGAATTGAATCAGTTGCGCGGCATCCTTTATCTGTTCGAAGACACCGTACCGTTTCTGGCCCGGCAGGTTGCACGGGCGGCGCGTAAATATCTGGACGGGCTGCTGCCGCCGTTCTTCAAGGCATTGGTGCAGCACACCGCCGATTCCAACTATTCCTGGCACACCCCGGGTCATGGCGGCGGGGTGGCGTATCACAAGAGCCCGGTGGGGCAGGCGTTTCACCAGTTCTTCGGGGAAAACACCCTGCGTTCGGATTTGTCGGTGTCGGTGCCGGAGCTGGGTTCGCTGCTCGATCACACCGGGCCGCTGGCTGAAGCGGAAGCACGGGCGGCGCGCAATTTCGGCGCCGATCACACCTTTTTCGTGATCAATGGCACCTCGACCGCCAACAAAATCGTCTGGCACTCGATGGTCGGGCGCGATGATCTGGTGCTGGTGGATCGCAACTGCCACAAGTCGGTGTTGCACGCGATCATCATGACTGGCGCGATTCCTCTCTATCTGTGCCCTGAACGCAACGAGCTGGGCATTATCGGGCCGATTCCGCTGAGCGAGTTCAGCCGCGAATCGATCCAGGCCAAGATCGACGCGAGCCCGCTGACCAAGGGCCGGGAGCCGAAAGTCAAACTGGCCGTGGTGACCAACTCCACTTACGACGGCCTCTGCTACAACGCCGAACTGATCAAGCAGAGCCTGGGCAACAGCGTCGAAGTCTTGCACTTCGACGAAGCCTGGTACGCCTACGCGGCGTTTCACGAATTCTTTGCCGGACGCTACGGCATGGCCACCTCGCGCAGCGCCGACAGCCCGCTGGTGTTCACCACCCATTCCACTCACAAACTGCTGGCGGCGTTCAGCCAGGCTTCAATGATTCATGTGCAGGACGGCGGCGCGCGTCAGCTGGATCGCGACCGGTTCAACGAAGCGTTCATGATGCATATCTCGACATCGCCGCAGTACAGCATCATCGCTTCGCTGGACGTGGCCTCGGCCATGATGGAAGGCCCGGCCGGGCGTTCGCTGTTGCAGGAAACCTTCGATGAAGCCCTGAGCTTTCGCCGGGCACTGGCCAATCTGCGGCAACACATCGACGCCAATGACTGGTGGTTTTCGATCTGGCAGCCGCCGGGTGTCGAGGGCATCGACCGGGTGCAGACCGAAGACTGGCTGCTGAAGC includes the following:
- the dnaQ gene encoding DNA polymerase III subunit epsilon, giving the protein MATRSVVLDTETTGMPVTDGHRIIEIGCVELIGRRLTGRHFHVYLQPDRESDEGAIGVHGITNEFLVGKPRFAEVADEFFEFINGAQLIIHNAAFDVGFINNEFALMGQQDRADITQHCTILDTLMMARERHPGQRNSLDALCKRYGVDNSGRELHGALLDSEILADVYLTMTGGQTSLSLAGNASDGNGTGEGADNSATEIRRLPADRQPGRIIRATEAELAEHQARLEIIAKSAGAPALWTQLLEAEAQA
- a CDS encoding Orn/Lys/Arg decarboxylase N-terminal domain-containing protein; this translates as MYKDLKFPVLIVHRDIKADTVAGERIRGIARELEQEGFSIVSATDYTEGRLVASTHHGLACMLIAAEDASTHSHLLQNMAELIGLARVRAPDLPIFALGEQVTLENAPADAMAELNQLRGILYLFEDTVPFLARQVARAARKYLDGLLPPFFKALVQHTADSNYSWHTPGHGGGVAYHKSPVGQAFHQFFGENTLRSDLSVSVPELGSLLDHTGPLAEAEARAARNFGADHTFFVINGTSTANKIVWHSMVGRDDLVLVDRNCHKSVLHAIIMTGAIPLYLCPERNELGIIGPIPLSEFSRESIQAKIDASPLTKGREPKVKLAVVTNSTYDGLCYNAELIKQSLGNSVEVLHFDEAWYAYAAFHEFFAGRYGMATSRSADSPLVFTTHSTHKLLAAFSQASMIHVQDGGARQLDRDRFNEAFMMHISTSPQYSIIASLDVASAMMEGPAGRSLLQETFDEALSFRRALANLRQHIDANDWWFSIWQPPGVEGIDRVQTEDWLLKPEADWHGFGEVSDDYVLLDPIKVTLVMPGLTAGGALSDKGIPAAVVSRFLWERGLVVEKTGLYSFLVLFSMGITKGKWSTLLTELLEFKRNYDANVSLDACLKCVAQEDPVRYRGMGLRDLCDQLHACYRSNATARHLRRMYTVLPEIAMKPAHAYDQLVRGEVEAVPIDELEGRVAAVMLVPYPPGIPLIMPGERFTESTRSIIDYLKFARTFDASFPGFVIDVHGLQHEDEGNGRHYTVDCVKE